GCCCCTGCTGGCCAGCAGTTTTTGCTCACGGTAATTGAGCCATCCAAAGGTCGTCAAGCTCAAAGCGAGCAATCCTACCGCTACGAGGGCGATGACGCGATAAGGGTTGTATGTACCGCGGTTTACAGGCCTCTGGTCCATGCCGTCTCCTCTCCCCGTATGTACTGACTGGTCAGTTTAATTTTAGGAAGTTTATTCCACGAAGTCAACCGGTTTTTGGTTTGCCCGGAGGCTAGTTTTTGCGAAGCATGTATAAAGGATGTATAATGTTTGCGTGAGTTGGGGAAGGGGAAAGGAGTAGAAATAATGGGGATCAAAGACGTGCGTGAGTATCTTCGGCAGTGGGATAGGGAGAAGGATATTTTGGAATTCGACACCTCGAGCGCTACGGTCGAGCTGGCTGCTCAGGCGGTAGGAGTAGAGCCGGCCCGGATTGCCAAGACCTTGGCTTTTAAAAACGGGGAAGGGGCTTTGCTGGTGGTCGCTGCGGGCGATGCTAGAGTCGACAACAAGAAATTCAAGCAGGAGTTCGGGTTCAAGCCCCACATGCTGAGCCCAGACGAGGCCTTGGCCCTGACCGGGCACCCGGTGGGCGGAGTCTGTCCGTTTGGACTGAAGCAGGACGTGCCTGTTTTCTGCGACGTGTCGCTCAAACGGTTTGATACGGTCTTTCCCGCCTGCGGCAGCAGCAACTCGGCCATCGAGCTCACCTGCGAGGAGCTCGACCTCTACTCGCGGAACGTGAGGTGGGTCGACGTGTGCAGGGGCTGGGCCTAACGCAGGGATTGAGCCGAGGTGTAGGCTAGGAGCAGCTTGACGATTTCTTTTATCAATTCGAGTTCCTGGGAAGAACAGCGGGCGAGGAGCTCCGTGAGCTCGGGGTCGGGTTTGCTGGAAGCAAAGTAGTGCGTGTGGCCCGGGTCGCCCACAGAAAGGATATTGTCGTTTTGGGCCCCGGTTAACAAATAATCGGGAGAGACGCGAAGACAGAAAACAAACCTCATGAAAACCGCAAGACTCATTACCCGTTCACCTCGCTCCAACTGACCGACATAGTAATCAGAAACCCCGATGATTTCGGCCAGTTGGCTGCGGGATAGCCCGAGTTTCTGCCTTTGTTCCCTTATTCTTCGACCGAGAGCTTTCAAATCCAATTGCATCGCAATCTCCGCAAAAATGTACTCAAAATAACTTTAACGGACTTGAGCGCCTATCTGAATAGGCAACGAGCTCATAAATAGAATTTGCTCTAAGCATATATTTCATGTACAATTTTGCTTTGAGACTAACTTGTCGTGTTCAAAATACCAGTTGGGGAGGATTAGGGTTGGACGTGAAAGAAAGAATCGAACTTGCGCGCACACTTCTCAATAATGCGGCCAGGATGAACGCTCGTAAGGAGCTGATTTACAGGCTCAGTCAGAAGGTTGACCAGTACGTGGTCGAGTACATGCGGAAGGAGTTGAAATCGGAGGACAAAAGCAACTAGGTTGCTGATTCGGGGACATGTGTGAAACCTTATGGCAAGGGGCGTTAAACAGGCAAGGAGTTTTGGAAACGGGCCGGTTAACGCCCCTCGACCGTCTGGGCAATCGAATTTTCGTCATCTCGCGAGATGCTACCCGGAGGCTTGCTTTTTGAAAGTCAACGATGAGGAAAAAGCGTGACCGGGAATTTTCCCGGTCACTTTCACGCTTTTTAGTAGTTGTCGCAGGCCGGCTCGTAGTAACCGCGGGGATGGGCGCAGGCCGGGCAGACTTCAGGCGGCTCAGGACCTTCGTGTACATACCCGCAGTTGCGGCAGCGCCAGCGGATGGGCTCATCGCGGCGGAACAGGGTTCCTTCATTAAGCCGCTTTAACAGGGCCAGGTACCGCTTTTCGTGCTCTTCTTCCACTTCCGCTATTTCCCGGAAGACATCGGCGATGTCGTCAAAGCCTTCTTCCCGGGCTATTTTCTCAAACTCTTTGTACATGGTGGTATGTTCGTAGTTTTC
The sequence above is drawn from the Syntrophothermus lipocalidus DSM 12680 genome and encodes:
- a CDS encoding YbaK/EbsC family protein, whose product is MGIKDVREYLRQWDREKDILEFDTSSATVELAAQAVGVEPARIAKTLAFKNGEGALLVVAAGDARVDNKKFKQEFGFKPHMLSPDEALALTGHPVGGVCPFGLKQDVPVFCDVSLKRFDTVFPACGSSNSAIELTCEELDLYSRNVRWVDVCRGWA
- a CDS encoding Spo0E family sporulation regulatory protein-aspartic acid phosphatase, whose amino-acid sequence is MKERIELARTLLNNAARMNARKELIYRLSQKVDQYVVEYMRKELKSEDKSN
- a CDS encoding helix-turn-helix domain-containing protein, which codes for MQLDLKALGRRIREQRQKLGLSRSQLAEIIGVSDYYVGQLERGERVMSLAVFMRFVFCLRVSPDYLLTGAQNDNILSVGDPGHTHYFASSKPDPELTELLARCSSQELELIKEIVKLLLAYTSAQSLR
- the rbr gene encoding rubrerythrin, coding for MELKGSKTEANLWAAFAGESQARNKYTYFASQAKKEGLEQIAGIFLETADNEKEHAKRLFKFLEGIGTTAQNLEEAAKGENYEHTTMYKEFEKIAREEGFDDIADVFREIAEVEEEHEKRYLALLKRLNEGTLFRRDEPIRWRCRNCGYVHEGPEPPEVCPACAHPRGYYEPACDNY